One segment of Streptomyces sp. NBC_00576 DNA contains the following:
- a CDS encoding serine hydrolase domain-containing protein — protein sequence MHMPTRTAARATALATVLTLTLALPAGALAAPTSAASHPATVRDAAPNAEALRAALAGLPDGDATAALVRVGGTGGVWRGSAGVHDLTSGRAADPDARFRVGSTTKAVTAAVVLQLAAEGKVNLDRPARRYLPELIPAAYGQVTVRQLLNHTSGIPAADGLGTTFEEWYAHRFDRHSPREMVASATAKKPEFAPGAEQHYLNINYTVLGLLIERTTGHSYEHETARRVLAPLGMRNTYFPGTDPDIRGPHNHGYQAVTRADGTTEYRDVTVWGTTDSWAAGAMISTTADLERFLTALFRGRVVPQPQLKEMFTVPAGVRGATMSAGLQRYVTDDGTELWLKSGGRWGYNSVIAATRDLSRTLVYSVNSTDAKGQGMNPVAARIAQAAFTP from the coding sequence ATGCACATGCCCACGCGTACCGCCGCCCGCGCCACAGCCCTCGCGACCGTCCTCACCCTCACCCTCGCCCTGCCGGCCGGTGCCCTTGCCGCTCCCACGTCAGCCGCGTCCCACCCGGCGACCGTGCGGGACGCGGCGCCGAACGCAGAGGCGCTGCGGGCGGCGCTCGCCGGGTTACCTGACGGGGACGCGACCGCGGCTCTGGTACGGGTCGGCGGCACCGGCGGTGTCTGGCGCGGCAGCGCGGGTGTGCACGACCTGACGAGCGGGCGAGCGGCGGACCCGGACGCGCGTTTCCGCGTGGGTTCGACGACGAAGGCGGTCACGGCGGCGGTCGTGCTCCAGCTCGCGGCGGAGGGCAAGGTGAACCTCGACCGACCGGCCCGGCGCTACCTTCCGGAGCTGATCCCCGCCGCGTACGGACAGGTGACCGTGCGCCAACTCCTGAACCACACCAGCGGCATCCCGGCCGCCGACGGCCTCGGTACGACCTTCGAGGAGTGGTACGCACACCGCTTCGACCGCCACTCGCCCCGCGAGATGGTCGCCTCGGCCACCGCCAAGAAGCCCGAGTTCGCACCGGGCGCCGAGCAGCACTACCTCAACATCAACTACACCGTCCTCGGACTGCTGATCGAGCGGACCACCGGCCACTCGTACGAGCACGAGACGGCCCGCCGTGTCCTCGCCCCGCTGGGAATGCGGAACACGTACTTTCCCGGCACCGACCCGGACATCCGGGGGCCGCACAACCACGGCTACCAGGCCGTGACGCGGGCGGACGGCACGACGGAGTACCGCGATGTCACGGTGTGGGGCACCACGGACAGCTGGGCGGCGGGCGCCATGATCTCCACGACGGCGGATCTGGAGCGGTTCCTGACCGCCCTGTTCCGCGGGCGGGTTGTGCCACAGCCGCAGCTGAAGGAGATGTTCACCGTCCCCGCAGGCGTGAGGGGTGCCACGATGAGCGCGGGTCTGCAGCGGTATGTCACCGACGACGGCACGGAGTTGTGGCTCAAGTCGGGCGGCCGGTGGGGCTACAACTCGGTCATCGCCGCCACCCGCGACCTGTCCCGCACCCTCGTCTACAGCGTCAACTCCACCGACGCGAAGGGCCAGGGCATGAATCCCGTCGCCGCACGCATCGCGCAGGCTGCCTTCACACCGTGA
- a CDS encoding gamma-aminobutyraldehyde dehydrogenase → MSTELRRLRNYIDGEFRDAADGRTTEVVNPVTGEAYATAPLSGQPDVDAAMAAAAAAFPAWRDKTPAERQKALLKIADAFEERAEELIAAEVENTGKPIGLTRSEEIPPMVDQIRFFAGAARMLEGRSAGEYMDGMTSIVRREPVGVCAQVAPWNYPMMMAVWKFAPAIAAGNTVVLKPSDTTPASTVLMAEIIGSILPTGVFNVITGDRDTGRLMVEHPTPAMASITGSVRAGMQVAESASKDLKRVHLELGGKAPVVVFEDTDIAKAVEDISVAGFFNAGQDCTAATRVLVQEAIHDEFVVALAKAAAETKTGQPDDEDVLYGPLNNPNQLAQVSGFIERLPAHAKVEAGGHRVGEKGYFYAATVVSGLKQDDEIIQNEVFGPVITVQSFSDETQAVEWANGVDYALASSVWTKDHSRAMRMSKVLDFGCVWINAHIPLVAEMPHGGFKKSGYGKDLSGYGFDDYTRIKHVMTSLGG, encoded by the coding sequence GTGAGCACCGAGCTGCGTCGTCTGCGCAACTACATCGATGGTGAGTTCCGGGACGCCGCCGACGGGCGGACCACCGAGGTGGTCAACCCCGTGACGGGCGAGGCGTACGCGACCGCGCCGCTGTCCGGGCAGCCGGACGTCGACGCCGCCATGGCGGCGGCCGCCGCCGCGTTCCCCGCCTGGCGGGACAAGACGCCGGCCGAGCGGCAGAAGGCCCTCCTGAAGATCGCGGACGCGTTCGAGGAGCGCGCCGAGGAGCTCATCGCGGCCGAGGTGGAGAACACCGGCAAGCCGATCGGGCTCACCCGGTCCGAGGAGATCCCGCCGATGGTGGACCAGATCCGCTTCTTCGCGGGTGCCGCCCGGATGCTGGAGGGGCGCAGCGCCGGCGAGTACATGGACGGGATGACGTCGATCGTCCGGCGCGAGCCGGTCGGTGTCTGCGCGCAGGTCGCGCCCTGGAACTACCCGATGATGATGGCCGTGTGGAAGTTCGCCCCGGCGATCGCGGCCGGCAACACCGTGGTGCTCAAGCCGTCGGACACGACGCCCGCGTCCACGGTTCTCATGGCGGAGATCATCGGTTCGATCCTGCCCACGGGCGTCTTCAACGTCATCACCGGGGACCGTGACACCGGTCGGCTGATGGTCGAGCACCCGACGCCGGCGATGGCGTCGATCACCGGTTCGGTGCGGGCCGGTATGCAGGTCGCCGAGTCCGCGTCGAAAGACCTCAAGCGCGTGCACCTGGAGCTGGGCGGCAAGGCGCCGGTCGTGGTGTTCGAGGACACCGACATCGCCAAGGCCGTCGAGGACATCTCGGTCGCGGGCTTCTTCAACGCGGGCCAGGACTGTACGGCGGCCACGCGTGTCCTCGTCCAGGAGGCCATCCACGACGAGTTCGTCGTGGCGCTCGCCAAGGCCGCCGCCGAGACGAAGACCGGGCAGCCGGACGACGAGGACGTGCTGTACGGGCCGCTCAACAACCCCAACCAGTTGGCGCAGGTCTCCGGCTTCATCGAGCGGCTGCCCGCCCACGCCAAGGTCGAGGCGGGCGGTCATCGGGTCGGTGAGAAGGGTTACTTCTACGCCGCGACCGTCGTGTCGGGCCTGAAGCAGGACGACGAGATCATCCAGAACGAGGTCTTCGGCCCGGTCATCACCGTCCAGTCCTTCTCGGACGAGACACAGGCCGTGGAATGGGCCAACGGCGTGGACTACGCCCTCGCGTCGTCCGTGTGGACGAAGGACCACTCGCGCGCGATGCGGATGTCGAAGGTCCTGGACTTCGGCTGCGTGTGGATCAACGCCCACATCCCGCTGGTCGCGGAGATGCCGCACGGCGGCTTCAAGAAGTCCGGCTACGGCAAGGACCTCTCGGGGTACGGCTTCGACGACTACACGCGGATCAAGCATGTGATGACGTCGCTCGGCGGCTGA
- a CDS encoding Lrp/AsnC family transcriptional regulator — protein sequence MHSERVASRSAEHRDSRESRNGTPQLDAVSLAIIEQLQEDGRRPYAAIGKAVGLSEAAVRQRVQKLLDQGVMQIVAVTDPLTVGFRRQAMVGVNVDGDLDPVADALSAMPEVEYVVMTAGSFDILAEIVCEDDDHLLDVINKRIRALSGVRSTESFVYLKLKKQTYMWGTR from the coding sequence GTGCACAGTGAGCGCGTGGCCAGTCGAAGCGCAGAGCACAGGGACTCCCGCGAGTCCAGGAACGGCACTCCCCAGCTGGACGCCGTGTCCCTCGCCATCATCGAACAGCTCCAGGAGGACGGCCGCCGGCCGTACGCGGCGATCGGCAAGGCGGTGGGCCTCTCGGAGGCGGCCGTGCGCCAGCGCGTCCAGAAGCTGCTCGACCAGGGGGTGATGCAGATCGTCGCCGTCACGGACCCGCTCACCGTGGGTTTTCGCAGACAGGCGATGGTCGGCGTCAACGTCGACGGCGACCTCGACCCCGTGGCCGACGCGCTGAGCGCCATGCCGGAAGTCGAGTACGTGGTGATGACCGCGGGCTCCTTCGACATCCTCGCCGAGATCGTCTGCGAGGACGACGACCACCTGCTGGACGTCATCAACAAACGCATAAGGGCCCTGTCCGGCGTGCGCTCCACCGAAAGCTTCGTCTACCTCAAGCTCAAGAAGCAGACCTACATGTGGGGAACCCGATAA
- a CDS encoding aspartate aminotransferase family protein — protein sequence MGNPITVTTTDSPGSGSGSKDLSRTAYDHLWMHFTRMSSYENAPVPTIVRGEGTYIFDDKGKRYLDGLAGLFVVQAGHGRVELAEAAFKQAQELAFFPVWSYAHPKAVELAERLANYAPGDLNKVFFTTGGGEAVETAWKLAKQYFKLVGKPTKYKVISRAVAYHGTPQGALSITGLPALKAPFEPLVPGAHKVPNTNIYRAPIHGDDPEAYGRWAADQIEQEILFEGADTVAAVFLEPVQNAGGCFPPPPGYFQRVREICDRHDVLLVSDEVICAFGRLGTMFACDKFDYVPDMITCAKGMTSGYSPIGACIISDRLAEPFYKGDNTFLHGYTFGGHPVSAAVGLANLDLFEREGLNQHVLDNEGAFRSTLEKLHDLPIVGDVRGNGFFYGIELVKDKVTKESFDAEETERILYGFLSKALFENGLYCRADDRGDPVVQLAPPLISTQETFDEIEQILRATLTEAWTKL from the coding sequence GTGGGGAACCCGATAACCGTGACGACCACCGACAGCCCCGGTTCAGGCTCCGGCTCCAAGGACCTCAGCCGCACCGCGTACGACCACCTGTGGATGCACTTCACCCGCATGTCCTCGTACGAGAACGCCCCCGTCCCGACGATCGTCCGGGGTGAGGGCACCTACATCTTCGACGACAAGGGCAAGCGCTACCTCGACGGCCTCGCGGGTCTGTTCGTGGTCCAGGCCGGTCACGGCCGCGTCGAGCTCGCCGAGGCGGCGTTCAAGCAGGCGCAGGAGCTGGCGTTCTTCCCCGTATGGTCGTACGCCCACCCGAAGGCGGTGGAGCTGGCGGAACGTCTGGCGAACTACGCGCCCGGTGACCTCAACAAGGTCTTCTTCACCACCGGTGGCGGCGAGGCCGTCGAGACCGCCTGGAAGCTCGCCAAGCAGTACTTCAAGCTGGTCGGCAAGCCCACCAAGTACAAGGTCATCTCACGCGCCGTCGCCTACCACGGCACCCCGCAGGGCGCCCTGTCCATCACCGGCCTGCCGGCCCTGAAGGCCCCCTTCGAGCCGCTGGTCCCCGGCGCCCACAAGGTCCCGAACACCAACATCTACCGCGCCCCGATCCACGGCGACGACCCGGAGGCCTACGGCCGCTGGGCCGCCGACCAGATCGAGCAGGAGATCCTCTTCGAGGGCGCGGACACGGTCGCCGCCGTCTTCCTGGAGCCGGTTCAGAACGCGGGCGGCTGCTTCCCGCCCCCGCCGGGCTACTTCCAGCGGGTCCGCGAGATCTGCGACCGCCACGACGTCCTGCTCGTCTCGGACGAGGTCATCTGCGCCTTCGGCCGCCTCGGCACGATGTTCGCCTGCGACAAGTTCGACTACGTACCGGACATGATCACCTGCGCCAAGGGCATGACCTCGGGCTACTCCCCGATCGGCGCCTGCATCATCTCGGACCGCCTCGCCGAGCCGTTCTACAAGGGCGACAACACCTTCCTGCACGGCTACACGTTCGGCGGCCACCCGGTGTCGGCGGCGGTCGGCCTGGCGAACCTCGATCTGTTCGAGCGCGAGGGCCTCAACCAGCATGTGCTGGACAACGAGGGCGCGTTCCGCTCGACCCTGGAGAAGCTGCACGACCTGCCGATCGTCGGTGACGTCCGCGGCAACGGCTTCTTCTACGGCATCGAGCTGGTCAAGGACAAGGTGACCAAGGAGTCCTTCGACGCGGAGGAGACGGAACGTATCCTCTACGGCTTCCTCTCCAAGGCCCTCTTCGAGAACGGCCTGTACTGCCGTGCCGACGACCGCGGCGACCCGGTCGTCCAGCTCGCCCCGCCGCTGATCTCGACCCAGGAGACGTTCGACGAGATCGAGCAGATCCTGCGCGCGACCCTGACGGAGGCGTGGACGAAGCTGTAG
- a CDS encoding ABC transporter ATP-binding protein, which translates to MVAPPDNDVLWARALHFQHNDGSPALSGVSLGVREGEILAVSGPRGSGKTTLLRCLSGLVRPLRGEVWFNSVPVHTMGPLTRERLRRDRFGWIDPAPALVPELNVWENAALPLMLRGTSRRRAKTAALEWLERLDIGDRARKRPYELRQSERQRVSIARALAAAPTVLFADEPTAPLYQADRAHVLRTLTTAARSHGITVVLATHDADTAALADRTVSLLDGRRVNTVHLPPVAENATGAGTDAEGRAACSLSV; encoded by the coding sequence ATGGTGGCCCCGCCGGACAACGACGTGCTCTGGGCACGCGCCCTGCACTTCCAGCACAACGACGGCTCGCCCGCGCTGAGCGGCGTCTCGCTCGGTGTCCGGGAGGGCGAGATCCTCGCCGTCAGCGGCCCGCGCGGCAGCGGCAAGACGACCCTGCTGCGCTGCCTCTCCGGCCTGGTACGACCGCTGCGGGGCGAGGTCTGGTTCAACAGCGTGCCCGTGCACACGATGGGCCCGCTCACCCGCGAACGGCTGCGCCGCGACCGGTTCGGCTGGATCGACCCCGCCCCGGCCCTCGTACCGGAACTGAACGTCTGGGAGAACGCGGCCCTTCCCCTCATGCTGCGCGGCACCAGCCGGCGGCGTGCCAAGACGGCGGCGCTGGAGTGGCTGGAGCGCCTGGACATCGGCGACCGGGCCCGTAAACGCCCGTACGAACTGCGCCAGTCCGAACGCCAGCGCGTCTCGATCGCGCGGGCGCTGGCCGCGGCCCCCACGGTCCTCTTCGCGGACGAGCCGACGGCGCCCCTGTACCAGGCGGACCGGGCGCACGTACTGCGGACGTTGACGACAGCGGCCCGCTCGCACGGCATCACGGTGGTCCTGGCGACGCACGACGCGGACACGGCGGCGCTGGCGGACCGCACGGTCTCGCTGCTCGACGGGCGGCGCGTGAACACCGTCCACCTGCCCCCGGTCGCCGAGAACGCCACCGGGGCCGGGACCGACGCGGAAGGCCGGGCCGCGTGCTCGCTCTCCGTCTAG